A genomic region of Trifolium pratense cultivar HEN17-A07 linkage group LG3, ARS_RC_1.1, whole genome shotgun sequence contains the following coding sequences:
- the LOC123916452 gene encoding NAC domain-containing protein 104-like yields MMGSESSVNLPPGFYFSPTDEELILHFLYSKASLPYHPNIIPQLHLSQHHPWELYGKSLSSGNQHYFFTEVKENRSTENGYWKEIGVTKPINNLGMKKYLVFILGEGTETNWVMEEYHISSYESRRSQNQDESWSKWVLCKVYEKNVSQEGASYSDEDIDDNGTEVSWLDEVFMSLDDDDLDQTSLPNY; encoded by the exons ATGATGGGAAGTGAAAGTAGTGTAAATCTTCCTCCTGGGTTTTACTTTTCTCCAACAGATGAAGAATTAATCCTTCACTTTCTATATTCCAAGGCTTCTTTACCATATCATCCTAACATCATACCTCAACTTCACTTGTCTCAACATCATCCTTGGGAACTATACG GTAAATCGTTGTCGAGTGGAAATCAGCACTACTTTTTCACCGAAGTGAAGGAAAATAGAAGCACTGAAAATGGATATTGGAAGGAAATTGGGGTCACAAAACCTATAAATAATTTGGGAATGAAGAAGTACCTTGTGTTCATCCTTGGAGAAGGAACTGAAACCAATTGGGTAATGGAAGAGTATCATATTTCCTCATATGAATCTAGGAGAAGTCAAAATCAG GATGAGAGTTGGAGCAAATGGGTTTtatgcaaagtttatgaaaagaATGTGTCACAAGAAGGTGCAAGTTATAGTGATGAGGATATTGATGATAATGGAACAGAGGTATCATGGCTAGATGAAGTTTTTATGTCCttggatgatgatgatcttGATCAAACAAGCCTACctaattattag
- the LOC123914536 gene encoding cation/H(+) antiporter 15-like encodes MAVLKNTTLDEMVCYSPTMITTNGIWQGDNPLDYALPLFILQVILVVIATRIFVFILKPIRQPRVIAEILGGIVLGPSVLGRNKAFAEAVFPLRSVMVIETMANVGLLYFLFLVGVGMDASSLRRIGKKSFTIAIAGMILPFGTGALFSIFWLRNDGDENTTAFILLLGVILSVTAFPVLARILAELKLINSELGRVALSSALINDVLSWVLLAIAIALAENERVTFASLMVVLSSAAFVAFNAFVVRPIIMWIIRKTPEGESFSDFYICLILAGVMISGFITDAIGTHSVFGAFVFGLIIPSGPLGYALIEKLEDFVSGLLLPLFFAISGLKTNVGLINGFSTWAILIILVVLACVGKVAGTLIIALSYQMSLTEGAALGMLMNTKGLVEILVLNIGRDQKVLDEGSFATMVVITIMMTSVIVPGISIIYRPSRGMISYKRRTVQMSKKDTEFRVLVCIHTPRNVPTMINLLEASNPSKKSPICVYVLHLVELTGRTSALLIVHTSRKSDNPTLNRTEAQSDHIINAFENYEQHTEHVSVQPLTAISPYSTMHEDICNLAEEKRVAFIIIPFHKQQTVDGGMEATNMAFRTVNQNVLANSPCSVGILVDRGLNSSNRLVADQMSHHVAVLFFGGADDREALSYGWRMSEHSGISLTVMRFVPGEDIMMMKDNANNQEKQRVLDVETDENNNEKQLDEKFLHWFMMCHVNDDSIAYIEKVVNNGEETVGAIRSMGDVFGLFIVGRGQGNISPLTAGLTDWSECPELGAIGDLLASSDFATIASVLVVQQYVGVGSEDGLGTPVLTNEDYVNHHSSVTPPRGHQTVFNT; translated from the exons ATGGCTGTTTTGAAAAACACAACATTAGATGAAATGGTGTGTTATTCACCAACTATGATAACAACAAATGGGATATGGCAAGGAGATAACCCTTTGGACTATGCTCTTCCTCTCTTCATCCTACAAGTTATTTTAGTTGTTATTGCCACACGTATCTTCGTTTTCATACTCAAGCCCATTCGTCAACCACGCGTCATAGCTGAAATCTTG GGAGGGATAGTATTGGGTCCTTCTGTTCTCGGACGAAACAAAGCATTTGCAGAAGCAGTTTTTCCATTAAGAAGTGTGATGGTGATTGAAACAATGGCAAATGTTGGTCTTTTGTATTTTCTATTCTTGGTTGGAGTAGGGATGGATGCATCTTCATTACGACGCATTGGTAAAAAATCATTTACTATAGCAATTGCAGGAATGATATTACCATTTGGAACTGGAGCactattttccattttttggtTGAGAAATGATGGGGATGAAAATACTACAGCTTTTATCCTATTGCTTGGTGTTATTCTTTCGGTCACTGCGTTTCCTGTTCTTGCTAGGATCCTCGCCGAACTAAAACTAATCAACTCAGAGTTGGGAAGAGTTGCTCTTTCATCTGCACTTATTAATGATGTTCTATCATGGGTACTTTTGGCTATTGCAATTGCTTTGGCAGAGAATGAAAGAGTGACATTTGCATCTTTAATGGTTGTATTGTCAAGTGCAGCATTTGTTGCTTTTAATGCTTTTGTTGTAAGACCGATAATTATGTGGATAATAAGAAAAACACCAGAAGGTGAATCATTCAGTGACTTCTATATATGTTTGATACTAGCAGGTGTGATGATCTCAGGTTTTATCACTGATGCTATTGGAACTCATTCTGTTTTTGGAGcttttgtgtttggtttgatCATCCCAAGTGGTCCACTTGGTTATGCTCTTATTGAAAAGCTTGAGGATTTTGTTTCTGGCCTTCTACTTCCTCTATTTTTTGCAATCAGTGGATTAAAGACTAATGTTGGACTCATCAATGGTTTTTCTACATGGGCAATTTTAATCATTCTTGTTGTATTGGCTTGTGTTGGTAAAGTGGCTGGAACTTTAATTATTGCTCTTAGTTATCAAATGTCATTAACCGAAGGTGCTGCACTTGGCATGCTTATGAACACGAAAGGCCTTGTGGAAATTCTTGTTCTTAACATTGGTAGGGATCAAAAG GTTTTGGATGAAGGGTCATTTGCAACTATGGTAGTTATAACTATAATGATGACTAGCGTGATTGTACCTGGAATATCAATTATATATAGACCATCGAGGGGAATGATATCCTACAAAAGAAGAACAGTTCAAATGTCCAAAAAAGATACTGAGTTTAGAGTATTAGTGTGTATTCATACCCCTAGAAATGTTCCAACAATGATCAACCTTCTTGAAGCCTCTAATCCATCAAAAAAGTCACCAATATGTGTATATGTGCTCCATTTGGTTGAACTTACCGGTCGAACATCTGCATTACTCATTGTTCATACCTCTAGAAAATCAGACAACCCTACTCTCAACAGAACTGAAGCTCAATCTGATCACATAATCAACGCCTTTGAAAACTACGAACAACACACCGAACATGTATCAGTCCAACCTTTAACAGCAATCTCCCCATACTCCACAATGCATGAAGATATATGCAATTTAGCTGAGGAAAAGCGTGTTGCATTTATAATCATCCCTTTTCATAAACAGCAAACAGTTGACGGAGGGATGGAAGCAACGAACATGGCATTTCGAACTGTTAACCAAAATGTATTAGCGAATTCGCCTTGTTCTGTTGGAATTCTAGTAGATAGAGGATTAAATAGTTCAAACCGTTTAGTTGCTGATCAAATGTCTCATCATGTAGCAGTTTTGTTTTTTGGTGGAGCAGATGATAGGGAAGCGTTAAGTTACGGTTGGAGAATGTCAGAACATTCTGGAATAAGTCTAACAGTTATGCGTTTCGTTCCCGGAGAAGacataatgatgatgaaagatAATGCCAACAATCAAGAGAAACAAAGAGTGTTAGATGTTGAAACAgatgaaaataataatgagaaaCAACTTGATGAGAAGTTTTTGCATTGGTTTATGATGTGTCATGTGAATGATGATTCAATTGCATATATTGAGAAAGTAGTTAATAATGGAGAGGAAACAGTTGGTGCTATAAGGTCAATGGGTGATGTTTTTGGGCTTTTTATTGTAGGAAGAGGACAAGGAAATATATCACCACTTACAGCAGGACTCACTGATTGGAGTGAGTGTCCTGAATTAGGAGCTATTGGTGATTTGTTAGCATCTTCTGATTTTGCAACAATTGCTTCAGTTTTGGTAGTTCAACAATATGTTGGTGTTGGTTCGGAAGATGGATTAGGAACACCAGTGTTAACAAACGAAGATTATGTTAATCATCATTCATCAGTTACCCCACCAAGGGGTCATCAAACTGTATTTAATACATAA
- the LOC123916611 gene encoding 40S ribosomal protein S12-2-like: MSGEEGVVAAEPVVAAAGIPGEPMDIMTAVQLVLRKSRAYGGLARGLHESAKVIEKHAAQLCVLAEDCDQPDYVKLVKALCAEHSVSLLTVPNAKTLGEWAGLCKIDSEGKARKVTGCSCVVVKDFGEEHEAYNVVLQHVKAN; the protein is encoded by the exons ATGTCTGG tGAAGAAGGTGTTGTTGCAGCTGAGCCAGTTGTTGCTGCAGCCGGAATTCCAGGAGAGCCAATGGACATCATGACTGCTGTACAGCTTGTATTGAGAAAGTCACGGGCATATGGTGGTCTTGCACGAGGTCTTCATGAGAGTGCTAAAGTGATTGAGAAGCATGCTGCTCAGCTCTGCGTTCTAGCTGAAGATTGTGACCAACCTGATTACGTCAAGTTGGTGAAAGCTCTTTGTGCCGAGCACAGTGTTAGCTTGTTGACTGTTCCAAATGCAAAGACCCTTGGAGAATGGGCTGGT TTGTGCAAGATTGATTCAGAAGGAAAGGCTAGGAAGGTAACTGGATGCTCTTGTGTGGTTGTCAAG GATTTCGGTGAGGAACATGAAGCATATAATGTGGTTCTTCAGCATGTGAAAGCTAACTAA
- the LOC123916612 gene encoding uncharacterized protein LOC123916612, translated as MVGACRASPAPPISHLPLRNLKTFRIQNCSQQSKASSPPHISISQLPNRRLFLFSLPLSTFLFLPLPAFSEGDSVISTEYDPVTRSERDASALISQRISLGIELLEKGRDLQAQGDFNGALQYFSQVIESYKDLAFSEYARVGRALALYEVGDREEAIAEMEDVSISLKGYPEVHAALAAALYADKHAALLAENQFTIATLLDPHFTDLSYVRDTKHWPPSLISSLQHFITLS; from the exons ATGGTAGGTGCATGCAGAGCATCACCAGCACCACCCATTTCTCATCTTCCATTGAGAAACCTCAAAACTTTCAGAATTCAGAATTGTTCTCAACAGAGCAAAGCATCATCACCACCACACATCTCCATATCTCAACTTCCAAATAGACGTTTGTTCCTTTTCTCTCTTCCTCTTTCTACCTTCCTTTTCCTTCCTCTTCCTGCATTTTCTGAAGGTGACAGTGTTATTTCCACTGAGTATGACCCAGTAACTCGTTCTGAAAGAGATGCAAGTGCTTTAATATCACAGAGAATTTCTCTTGGAATTGAGTTGTTAGAGAAAGGGAGGGATTTGCAGGCTCAGGGTGACTTCAATGGTGCTCTTCAATACTTTTCTCAG GTGATTGAAAGCTACAAAGACTTAGCATTCTCAGAGTATGCAAGGGTAGGGAGAGCACTAGCCCTATATGAAGTTGGTGACAGAGAAGAAGCAATTGCAGAAATGGAAGATGTTTCAATATCACTAAAAGGGTATCCCG AAGTACATGCAGCTCTTGCAGCAGCCTTATATGCAGATAAGCATGCCGCATTGCTTGCTGAAAACCAGTTTACAATTGCAACACTTCTTGATCCTCATTTTACAGATCTTTCATATGTTAGAGACACAAAGCACTGGCCTCCAAGTTTGATTAGTTCTCTTCAGCATTTCATTACACTATCTTAA
- the LOC123918727 gene encoding ras-related protein RABC1-like yields the protein MDSSSGQQEFDYSFKLLMIGDSGVGKSCLLLRFTSDDFQDLSPTIGVDFKVKYLTMDGKNLKLAVWDTAGQERFRTLTSSYYRGAQGIIMVYDVTRRETFTNLSEIWAKEIDLYSTNQDCMKMLVGNKVDKEGDRAVTKKEGIDFAREYGCLFIECSAKTRVNVQQCFEELVLKILDTPSLLAEGSKGVKKNLFKDKPAQSDASTGGCC from the exons ATGGATTCGAGTTCGGGGCAGCAAGAATTCGATTATTCTTTCAAATTGTTAATGATTGGTGATTCTGGTGTTGGTAAAAGTTGTCTTCTTCTCAGGTTTACCTCCGATGATTTTCAAGATCTCTCCCCAACCATTG GTGTTGATTTTAAGGTCAAATATTTGACGATGGATGGTAAAAACCTTAAGCTTGCCGTTTGGGATACTG CTGGTCAGGAGAGATTTAGAACACTCACAAGTTCTTACTATCGAGGGGCGCAAGGAATCATCATGG TTTATGACGTAACCCGGCGAGAAACATTTACAAATCTATCTGAAATATGGGCAAAGGAAATAGACCTCTATTCAACAAATCAAGACTGCATGAAGATGCTTGTTGGAAACAAAGTAGATAAG GAGGGTGATAGAGCTGTGACAAAGAAAGAGGGAATAGACTTTGCTCGGGAATATGGTTGCCTTTTTATCGAATGCAGTGCTAAAACTCGAGTGAACGTGCAGCAATGTTTTGAAGAGCTTGTTTTGAAG ATTCTTGATACACCTAGCCTCTTAGCTGAGGGCTCTAAGGGGGTAAAAAAGAACCTTTTTAAGGACAAGCCAGCCCAGTCAGATGCATCCACAGGCGGTTGTTGCTGA